A stretch of Christensenellaceae bacterium DNA encodes these proteins:
- a CDS encoding transposase, protein MQMLPSLTPKQRQRANALIKRLCANYDNGNCLALDDGEPCACVQSISYSLLCKYFRKAVLPAEPLLEADILGTRFEKCVSCGAPIIKKGNRKKYCEKCAQRAYKAQQAEYARRKRAESKNRR, encoded by the coding sequence GTGCAGATGCTGCCAAGCCTCACGCCGAAGCAACGGCAGAGGGCGAACGCCCTAATTAAGCGCCTTTGTGCCAATTATGACAACGGCAACTGCCTTGCGCTGGATGACGGAGAACCCTGCGCCTGTGTGCAGAGCATCTCATACTCACTTCTCTGCAAGTATTTCCGCAAAGCTGTTTTGCCGGCAGAGCCTTTGCTGGAAGCGGATATTCTTGGCACACGCTTTGAAAAGTGCGTGTCCTGCGGTGCGCCTATTATCAAGAAGGGCAACCGAAAGAAATATTGCGAGAAGTGCGCTCAAAGAGCTTACAAAGCTCAGCAGGCAGAGTACGCAAGAAGAAAACGGGCAGAGTCGAAAAATAGGCGCTGA
- a CDS encoding SrtB family sortase, producing the protein MKKKICMILVAVLVAVLGTSTYFIIDHYKESNKQAALYGELAELVDAAAQTDAATEPTEQIPYSEEKMLLPELAELYQQNGDLVGWISIADTNINYPVMQSVNEPNFYLKHGFDKEYSDYGCPYVQEDCDVQEPSDNLVIYGHHMSNGSMFAHLEKFKSKDFWSEHRMITFNTLTDRQEYEIVAVFRTVVYTDSPEAFKFYRFIDAESANEFDDFIAKCKELSFYDTGVTAEYGDKLITLSTCEYSRNNSRLVVVAKHITEDGGADAAKPHAEATAEGERPN; encoded by the coding sequence ATGAAAAAGAAAATCTGTATGATTCTTGTTGCGGTGCTTGTAGCTGTTCTCGGCACAAGCACCTATTTTATTATCGATCACTACAAGGAGTCGAATAAGCAAGCTGCGCTTTATGGCGAGCTGGCTGAACTTGTAGACGCTGCGGCACAGACGGATGCTGCAACGGAACCGACGGAGCAGATTCCATACTCCGAGGAAAAGATGCTTCTGCCGGAGCTTGCAGAGCTTTATCAGCAGAACGGCGATTTGGTGGGCTGGATCAGCATTGCAGATACCAACATCAATTATCCCGTAATGCAGTCGGTGAATGAGCCGAATTTCTATCTAAAGCACGGCTTTGATAAGGAATACTCCGACTATGGCTGTCCCTATGTGCAGGAGGATTGCGATGTGCAGGAGCCGTCCGACAATCTTGTCATCTATGGACACCATATGTCCAACGGTTCGATGTTTGCCCACCTTGAAAAATTCAAGAGCAAAGACTTTTGGAGCGAGCATCGGATGATCACCTTCAACACACTGACGGATAGGCAGGAGTATGAGATCGTTGCCGTATTCCGCACGGTGGTCTACACCGACAGTCCCGAAGCATTCAAGTTTTATCGCTTTATAGACGCAGAGAGTGCCAATGAGTTTGACGACTTCATTGCCAAGTGCAAGGAGCTGTCTTTCTATGATACCGGCGTGACCGCCGAATACGGCGATAAGCTCATTACGCTGTCTACCTGTGAGTACAGCCGCAACAACAGCCGTCTTGTGGTCGTGGCGAAGCACATAACGGAGGACGGTGGTGCAGATGCTGCCAAGCCTCACGCCGAAGCAACGGCAGAGGGCGAACGCCCTAATTAA